The Polypterus senegalus isolate Bchr_013 chromosome 1, ASM1683550v1, whole genome shotgun sequence genome includes a window with the following:
- the e2f8 gene encoding transcription factor E2F8 isoform X1, with the protein MITTVLSLESFSEKQSSTSHPIGQCSANEKEMVFLEPHSRAERTPLKISTSLLVSGEINQDMDSLTTPTKGKESLVCEPWTPTANLKMLISAASPEIRNREMELGADDREVTGSIDVCQENLMEDDPDKLQPSRKEKSLGLLCHKFLARYPDYPNPALNNNICLDEVAGELSVERRRIYDIVNVLESLHMVSRLAKNRYTWHGRCNLIQTLAALKKVGEEHQYAEQMQQIKQKDFEKEFESDNEEKENKVFLKTKPTERDFGHKEMCFVELPGMEFKAASVNGRKDKSLRVMSQKFVMLFLVSTPRIVSLEVAAKILIGEDQVVDLDKSKFKTKIRRLYDIANVLSSLQLIKKVHVTEERGRKPAFKWTGPETFPSLQDSNPLIATTSVNPTPLNSRSSIENCTKNLFPDSNAKQSFTRHPSLIKLAKSIDDDRRKINSAPSTPLKKTCNCSSENSTGQIPFVCKSQLEEYTKSDKQKLDEQNVEHQLQTKGNNGIGIVKPVLTSELSGTIASPTDSFQLKTALPIAQSSLIPMLLPQSHNNGPYAIYFHAPSVRPMANPSSLAVRSMTFGENLSNSESPSRRCSGNMTSASPANEKDINTEGANLFQNIGTPDKNLKRVLAEKSPEESSPKQAKVQIQTSAAYRDMSSTEKQQHNTCQKNPAVHKGLLTNRPTSRALHLEPEFINTPEVKDNFSGNAGKSVEYLLANEERGSIAEAGLTPLRTFSIPAFTIPAHLQAETLIPTGYLIPLTSQSVLGCSGDLDPERKAEHNSVVHPGAFSSPTTGMASVSPDCARFTSPTGAALSKVSVSSFPRMNQSSPSMASNHHLNSPSPAILNFTLQNLGLISPGIQAPVEHVSPIPNHFGFQQGGMIFVKPVSPVPIQHQISAQPVTLLSLQQSPVLAAPKGVPSLQKEAFFHTPVSAACQLATVSSSVPRTSRPSYVPQRKLEVSSEDS; encoded by the exons ATGATTACTACGGTACTTAGTTTGGAGAGTTTCAGTGAAAAACAGAGCAGCACTTCGCATCCCATAGGCCAGTGCAGTGCAAATGAAAAG GAAATGGTATTTTTAGAGCCACATTCAAGGGCAGAAAGAACTCCCCTGAAGATATCTACTTCGCTTTTAGTATCTGGAGAAATCAATCAAGATATGGATTCTTTGACAACCCCCACAAAAGGAAAAGAATCTCTTGTTTGTGAACCGTGGACTCCCACAGCAAATCTCAAAATGCTCATCAGTGCAGCAAGCCCAGAGATTAGAAACAGGGAAATGGAACTGGGTGCAGATGATCGGGAAGTTACAGGTTCCATAGATGTTTGCCAG GAAAACCTAATGGAAGATGATCCAGATAAACTTCAGCCAAGTAGAAAAGAAAAGAGTTTAGGTTTGCTCTGTCATAAATTCCTAGCACGCTACCCTGATTATCCCAACCCTGCACTAAATAACAATATCTGCCTTGATGAAGTAGCAGGAGAGCTAA GTGTAGAAAGAAGACGGATCTATGATATTGTAAATGtacttgaaagtttgcatatgGTGAGTCGGCTTGCTAAAAACCGTTACACTTGGCATGGGCGTTGTAACTTGATTCAAACTCTAGCAGCCTTGAAGAAGGTTGGAGAGGAGCATCAATATGCAGAACAAATGCAgcagataaaacagaaagatttTGAGAAAGAATTTGAGTCGgataatgaagaaaaagaaaacaaagtgttCCTTAAAACCAAACCGACCGAGAGAGATTTTGGACATAAAGAGATGTGTTTTGTAGAACTTCCTGGAATGGAATTTAAAGCAG cttctgtaaatggCAGGAAGGACAAATCCTTGAGAGTCATGAGTCAGAAATTCGTAATGCTCTTTTTGGTGTCAACGCCTCGTATTGTAAGCTTAGAAGTTGCAGCCAAAATTCTTATTGGGGAAGATCAGGTGGTGGATTTAGATAAGAGTAAATTTAAAA CTAAAATCAGAAGACTGTATGACATTGCTAATGTATTAAGTAGCCTTCAGCTGATAAAAAAGGTCCATGTTACCGAGGAGAGGGGACGAAAGCCAGCGTTTAAGTGGACAGGACCAGAGACTTTCCCCAGTTTACAGG attcAAATCCTCTGATCGCTACAACCTCTGTTAACCCAACTCCTTTAAATTCTCGATCCTCAATTGAAAATTGCACTAAAAACCTTTTTCCTGATTCCAATGCTAAGCAATCCTTTACTCGACACCCATCTCTTATTAAATTGGCCAAAAGTATTGATGatgacagaagaaaaataaattctgcacccagcacacctttgaagaaaacatgca aTTGTTCATCCGAGAACAGCACTGGCCAAATACCCTTTGTCTGCAAATCTCAACTTGAAGAATACACAAA gTCTGACAAGCAAAAATTGGATGAACAAAATGTAGAACATCAGCTACAGACAAAAGGAAACAACGGGATAGGTATAGTGAAGCCAGTATTAACTTCAGAACTCAGTGGAACAATAGCTTCACCAACGGACTCTTTTCAGCTAAAAACAGCATTACCTATAGCCCAGTCTTCTCTTATTCCAATGTTATTACCTCAAAGCCATAACAATGGCCCTTATGCAATCTATTTTCATGCTCCATCAGTACGGCCAATGGCCAATCCATCTAGCTTAGCTGTGCGATCAATGACCTTTGGAGAAAACTTGTCAAATTCTGAAAGTCCATCTCGCAGATGTAGTGGAAACATGACATCTGCTTCACCTGCCAATGAAAAAGATATCAACACAGAAGGTGCAAATCTGTTTCAAAACATTGGCACACCAGACAAAAATTTAAAACGTGTTCTTGCTGAGAAGAGTCCAGAAGAGAGTTCTCCAAAACAAGCCAAAGTTCAAATTCAAACATCTGCAGCTTATAgg GATATGTCGTCTACTGAAAAGCAACAACACAACACTTGCCAAAAGAATCCTGCAGTGCATAAAGGTCTCCTAACAAACAGGCCTACTTCTAGGGCTCTGCATTTAGAGCCAGAGTTTATTAATACTCCAGAAGTGAAGGACAATTTTTCAGGGAATGCTGGAAAAAGTGTGGAATATTTACTGGCTAATGAAGAGAGAGGCAGCATAGCTGAAGCAGGGCTTACTCCTCTGAGAACTTTCTCAATACCAGCGTTCACAATTCCTGCCCACCTTCAGGCTGAA actTTAATACCTACTGGCTATCTTATTCCTTTAACATCACAGTCAGTCCTTGGTTGTTCAGGAGATTTAGATCCAGAAAGAAAGGCTGAACACAATTCAGTTGTACACCCCGGGGCTTTCTCATCACCAACTACAG GAATGGCATCAGTGTCTCCAGATTGTGCCAGATTTACTTCTCCAACTGGTGCTGCTTTGTCTAAAGTCTCCGTTTCTTCATTTCCACGAATGAATCAGTCTAGCCCATCCATGGCTTCAAACCATCACCTTAATAGCCCTAGTCCAGCTATACTAAACTTCACACTACAGAATTTAGGATTAATTTCCCCAGGAATTCAGGCACCTGTAGAGCATGTGAGCCCTATTCCAAATCATTTTGGTTTTCAGCAAGGAGGGATGATCTTTGTTAAGCCAGTGTCTCCTGTACCTATTCAGCATCAGATTTCTGCGCAGCCTGTTACATTATTGAGTTTACAGCAG TCTCCAGTGCTGGCAGCACCTAAAGGAGTGCCATCCTTACAGAAGGAAGCCTTTTTTCACACGCCAGTTTCTGCAGCGTGTCAACTCGCAACCGTGAGTTCTTCTGTCCCTCGGACATCTCGGCCATCTTATGTGCCACAAAGGAAACTTGAAGTTAGTTCTGaagatagttag
- the e2f8 gene encoding transcription factor E2F8 isoform X2, with the protein MVFLEPHSRAERTPLKISTSLLVSGEINQDMDSLTTPTKGKESLVCEPWTPTANLKMLISAASPEIRNREMELGADDREVTGSIDVCQENLMEDDPDKLQPSRKEKSLGLLCHKFLARYPDYPNPALNNNICLDEVAGELSVERRRIYDIVNVLESLHMVSRLAKNRYTWHGRCNLIQTLAALKKVGEEHQYAEQMQQIKQKDFEKEFESDNEEKENKVFLKTKPTERDFGHKEMCFVELPGMEFKAASVNGRKDKSLRVMSQKFVMLFLVSTPRIVSLEVAAKILIGEDQVVDLDKSKFKTKIRRLYDIANVLSSLQLIKKVHVTEERGRKPAFKWTGPETFPSLQDSNPLIATTSVNPTPLNSRSSIENCTKNLFPDSNAKQSFTRHPSLIKLAKSIDDDRRKINSAPSTPLKKTCNCSSENSTGQIPFVCKSQLEEYTKSDKQKLDEQNVEHQLQTKGNNGIGIVKPVLTSELSGTIASPTDSFQLKTALPIAQSSLIPMLLPQSHNNGPYAIYFHAPSVRPMANPSSLAVRSMTFGENLSNSESPSRRCSGNMTSASPANEKDINTEGANLFQNIGTPDKNLKRVLAEKSPEESSPKQAKVQIQTSAAYRDMSSTEKQQHNTCQKNPAVHKGLLTNRPTSRALHLEPEFINTPEVKDNFSGNAGKSVEYLLANEERGSIAEAGLTPLRTFSIPAFTIPAHLQAETLIPTGYLIPLTSQSVLGCSGDLDPERKAEHNSVVHPGAFSSPTTGMASVSPDCARFTSPTGAALSKVSVSSFPRMNQSSPSMASNHHLNSPSPAILNFTLQNLGLISPGIQAPVEHVSPIPNHFGFQQGGMIFVKPVSPVPIQHQISAQPVTLLSLQQSPVLAAPKGVPSLQKEAFFHTPVSAACQLATVSSSVPRTSRPSYVPQRKLEVSSEDS; encoded by the exons ATGGTATTTTTAGAGCCACATTCAAGGGCAGAAAGAACTCCCCTGAAGATATCTACTTCGCTTTTAGTATCTGGAGAAATCAATCAAGATATGGATTCTTTGACAACCCCCACAAAAGGAAAAGAATCTCTTGTTTGTGAACCGTGGACTCCCACAGCAAATCTCAAAATGCTCATCAGTGCAGCAAGCCCAGAGATTAGAAACAGGGAAATGGAACTGGGTGCAGATGATCGGGAAGTTACAGGTTCCATAGATGTTTGCCAG GAAAACCTAATGGAAGATGATCCAGATAAACTTCAGCCAAGTAGAAAAGAAAAGAGTTTAGGTTTGCTCTGTCATAAATTCCTAGCACGCTACCCTGATTATCCCAACCCTGCACTAAATAACAATATCTGCCTTGATGAAGTAGCAGGAGAGCTAA GTGTAGAAAGAAGACGGATCTATGATATTGTAAATGtacttgaaagtttgcatatgGTGAGTCGGCTTGCTAAAAACCGTTACACTTGGCATGGGCGTTGTAACTTGATTCAAACTCTAGCAGCCTTGAAGAAGGTTGGAGAGGAGCATCAATATGCAGAACAAATGCAgcagataaaacagaaagatttTGAGAAAGAATTTGAGTCGgataatgaagaaaaagaaaacaaagtgttCCTTAAAACCAAACCGACCGAGAGAGATTTTGGACATAAAGAGATGTGTTTTGTAGAACTTCCTGGAATGGAATTTAAAGCAG cttctgtaaatggCAGGAAGGACAAATCCTTGAGAGTCATGAGTCAGAAATTCGTAATGCTCTTTTTGGTGTCAACGCCTCGTATTGTAAGCTTAGAAGTTGCAGCCAAAATTCTTATTGGGGAAGATCAGGTGGTGGATTTAGATAAGAGTAAATTTAAAA CTAAAATCAGAAGACTGTATGACATTGCTAATGTATTAAGTAGCCTTCAGCTGATAAAAAAGGTCCATGTTACCGAGGAGAGGGGACGAAAGCCAGCGTTTAAGTGGACAGGACCAGAGACTTTCCCCAGTTTACAGG attcAAATCCTCTGATCGCTACAACCTCTGTTAACCCAACTCCTTTAAATTCTCGATCCTCAATTGAAAATTGCACTAAAAACCTTTTTCCTGATTCCAATGCTAAGCAATCCTTTACTCGACACCCATCTCTTATTAAATTGGCCAAAAGTATTGATGatgacagaagaaaaataaattctgcacccagcacacctttgaagaaaacatgca aTTGTTCATCCGAGAACAGCACTGGCCAAATACCCTTTGTCTGCAAATCTCAACTTGAAGAATACACAAA gTCTGACAAGCAAAAATTGGATGAACAAAATGTAGAACATCAGCTACAGACAAAAGGAAACAACGGGATAGGTATAGTGAAGCCAGTATTAACTTCAGAACTCAGTGGAACAATAGCTTCACCAACGGACTCTTTTCAGCTAAAAACAGCATTACCTATAGCCCAGTCTTCTCTTATTCCAATGTTATTACCTCAAAGCCATAACAATGGCCCTTATGCAATCTATTTTCATGCTCCATCAGTACGGCCAATGGCCAATCCATCTAGCTTAGCTGTGCGATCAATGACCTTTGGAGAAAACTTGTCAAATTCTGAAAGTCCATCTCGCAGATGTAGTGGAAACATGACATCTGCTTCACCTGCCAATGAAAAAGATATCAACACAGAAGGTGCAAATCTGTTTCAAAACATTGGCACACCAGACAAAAATTTAAAACGTGTTCTTGCTGAGAAGAGTCCAGAAGAGAGTTCTCCAAAACAAGCCAAAGTTCAAATTCAAACATCTGCAGCTTATAgg GATATGTCGTCTACTGAAAAGCAACAACACAACACTTGCCAAAAGAATCCTGCAGTGCATAAAGGTCTCCTAACAAACAGGCCTACTTCTAGGGCTCTGCATTTAGAGCCAGAGTTTATTAATACTCCAGAAGTGAAGGACAATTTTTCAGGGAATGCTGGAAAAAGTGTGGAATATTTACTGGCTAATGAAGAGAGAGGCAGCATAGCTGAAGCAGGGCTTACTCCTCTGAGAACTTTCTCAATACCAGCGTTCACAATTCCTGCCCACCTTCAGGCTGAA actTTAATACCTACTGGCTATCTTATTCCTTTAACATCACAGTCAGTCCTTGGTTGTTCAGGAGATTTAGATCCAGAAAGAAAGGCTGAACACAATTCAGTTGTACACCCCGGGGCTTTCTCATCACCAACTACAG GAATGGCATCAGTGTCTCCAGATTGTGCCAGATTTACTTCTCCAACTGGTGCTGCTTTGTCTAAAGTCTCCGTTTCTTCATTTCCACGAATGAATCAGTCTAGCCCATCCATGGCTTCAAACCATCACCTTAATAGCCCTAGTCCAGCTATACTAAACTTCACACTACAGAATTTAGGATTAATTTCCCCAGGAATTCAGGCACCTGTAGAGCATGTGAGCCCTATTCCAAATCATTTTGGTTTTCAGCAAGGAGGGATGATCTTTGTTAAGCCAGTGTCTCCTGTACCTATTCAGCATCAGATTTCTGCGCAGCCTGTTACATTATTGAGTTTACAGCAG TCTCCAGTGCTGGCAGCACCTAAAGGAGTGCCATCCTTACAGAAGGAAGCCTTTTTTCACACGCCAGTTTCTGCAGCGTGTCAACTCGCAACCGTGAGTTCTTCTGTCCCTCGGACATCTCGGCCATCTTATGTGCCACAAAGGAAACTTGAAGTTAGTTCTGaagatagttag